Proteins encoded in a region of the Agromyces protaetiae genome:
- a CDS encoding carbohydrate ABC transporter permease, whose protein sequence is MTRSDVERPRTLRPEPPPQQEPSPRAVRRRRSFGSRLREPATAFLFVLPMLALFVVFRFVPIFGAAGMSFTDFRLNGEFEFIGIENYERLFSDPVFFTALQTTLLFGLIYVPLVMVLSLATAMLLHHVVWAKGFFRGALFLPYVTSFVLAGVIWLWVFAADGLINGTFAHWGIPGIPFLSGDQATVLSSLAVVTAWRGFGYSMLILLAGLKNIPEELTEAAILDGATGRQRFFRITLPLLKPVLFFVLVIETIGAFQIFDVVYVMTGGGPARASYSLIYMLYEQGFKFFDFGYAATIGIALFVLVFIVSLIQRRFLDRED, encoded by the coding sequence ATGACGAGATCCGACGTGGAGCGTCCGCGGACGCTTCGTCCAGAGCCGCCGCCGCAGCAGGAGCCCAGCCCCAGGGCGGTGCGCAGACGACGGTCGTTCGGCAGCCGCCTGCGCGAGCCGGCGACGGCCTTCTTGTTCGTGCTGCCGATGCTGGCGTTGTTCGTCGTCTTCCGATTCGTACCGATCTTCGGTGCGGCGGGGATGAGTTTCACCGACTTCCGCCTCAACGGCGAGTTCGAGTTCATCGGCATCGAGAACTACGAACGGCTCTTCAGCGATCCCGTCTTCTTCACTGCACTGCAGACGACCCTGCTGTTCGGGCTCATCTACGTCCCGCTGGTGATGGTCCTGTCGCTGGCGACGGCGATGCTGCTCCATCACGTGGTCTGGGCGAAGGGGTTCTTCCGCGGCGCGCTCTTCCTTCCGTACGTCACGTCGTTCGTCCTGGCCGGCGTCATCTGGCTGTGGGTCTTCGCCGCCGACGGGCTGATCAACGGGACGTTCGCACACTGGGGCATTCCCGGCATTCCGTTCCTCTCCGGCGATCAGGCCACGGTGCTGAGCTCGCTGGCGGTGGTGACCGCATGGCGCGGATTCGGATACTCGATGCTCATCCTCCTCGCCGGGCTGAAGAACATCCCCGAGGAGCTCACCGAGGCCGCGATCCTCGACGGCGCCACCGGGCGGCAGCGCTTCTTCCGGATCACACTGCCGCTGCTCAAGCCAGTGCTCTTCTTCGTGCTCGTCATCGAGACCATCGGTGCGTTCCAGATCTTCGACGTGGTCTACGTCATGACCGGGGGCGGTCCGGCTCGGGCGAGCTACTCCCTGATCTACATGCTCTACGAGCAGGGGTTCAAGTTCTTCGACTTCGGGTACGCCGCCACCATCGGCATCGCCCTGTTCGTGCTCGTGTTCATCGTCTCGCTCATCCAGCGACGCTTCCTCGATCGGGAGGACTGA
- a CDS encoding carbohydrate ABC transporter permease, with the protein MSGTALAGTALADTASRSSTRRNRRASQIAIIALLSLTGIFTVGPFLAVLILALSPAGAPTIPYAWPEALTFDNIIRVLTAQNFLQWSLNSVIYSVVSVVIILLTAAMAGYAFAKKRFPGRDAIMWSFLATLMVPVQVTLIPMFVLIASLDGVNTYWGLIVPTLANSQAVFLMRQFIRGLPDDLFEAARIDGASEWTVFTRIVLPLIKPILATLGIFVFLWHWNDFLWPLIIAQSDSMRTLTVGLAAMNAETVYLSTLMAAAAISVIPCLLIFAILQRYLVNSVAMSGIKG; encoded by the coding sequence ATGTCCGGAACCGCACTCGCCGGCACCGCACTCGCCGACACCGCGTCGCGATCGTCGACGCGACGCAACCGCCGAGCAAGCCAGATCGCGATCATCGCGCTCTTGAGCTTGACCGGGATCTTCACCGTCGGTCCGTTCCTCGCGGTGCTCATCCTCGCGCTGTCTCCGGCCGGCGCGCCGACGATCCCGTACGCGTGGCCGGAAGCGCTCACCTTCGACAACATCATCCGAGTCCTGACCGCGCAGAACTTCCTGCAGTGGTCGCTGAACTCCGTGATCTACTCGGTCGTGTCGGTGGTCATCATCCTCCTCACCGCAGCCATGGCGGGGTACGCCTTCGCCAAGAAGCGATTCCCGGGGCGAGACGCGATCATGTGGTCGTTCCTCGCGACGCTCATGGTGCCGGTGCAGGTCACGCTCATCCCGATGTTCGTGTTGATCGCTTCGCTGGACGGGGTGAACACCTACTGGGGGCTGATCGTGCCGACGCTGGCGAACTCGCAAGCCGTGTTCCTGATGCGTCAGTTCATCCGAGGGCTGCCCGATGACCTGTTCGAGGCGGCGCGGATCGACGGTGCGAGCGAGTGGACCGTCTTCACACGCATCGTGCTGCCGCTGATCAAGCCGATCCTGGCCACCCTCGGGATCTTCGTGTTCCTCTGGCACTGGAATGACTTCCTCTGGCCGCTCATCATCGCGCAGTCCGACTCCATGCGCACCCTCACCGTGGGGCTCGCCGCGATGAACGCCGAGACCGTGTATCTCTCCACCCTCATGGCGGCAGCCGCCATCAGTGTGATCCCCTGCTTGCTGATCTTCGCGATCCTGCAGCGGTATCTGGTCAACAGCGTCGCCATGAGCGGGATCAAGGGATGA
- a CDS encoding N-acetylmuramic acid 6-phosphate etherase, which yields MTATTSRSTEARNDATLDLDLWSSQRAIAAILAQDAKAVEAAEAATDALAALVDATLPRIESGGRVHVFGAGASGRLALLDATETVPTFGAPPGLLVPHFPGGVDAILDPSIDFEDADRLGESDAADVTGADVVLGVTASGTTSYVAGALRAARRAGAVTALVTSNPLAPLATLADHLIVADTGAEAITGSTRLKAGTATKVLLNAFSTTLMVRSGRTYSNLMTNLVVTNSKLRDRAIAVIEMATGCDAARAAGLLELADGSVPLAIVHARSGRTIGECRAALNESAGIRSALDRLERTG from the coding sequence ATGACGGCGACGACGTCGCGGTCGACCGAGGCGCGGAACGACGCCACGCTCGATCTCGACCTCTGGAGTTCTCAGAGAGCCATCGCCGCCATCCTCGCCCAGGACGCCAAGGCCGTCGAGGCTGCGGAGGCCGCGACGGATGCCCTCGCGGCGCTCGTCGACGCGACCCTTCCGCGGATCGAGAGCGGCGGCCGGGTCCACGTGTTCGGGGCGGGAGCCTCGGGGCGACTGGCGCTGCTCGATGCGACCGAGACGGTTCCGACCTTCGGGGCCCCGCCCGGACTCCTCGTCCCGCACTTCCCGGGTGGTGTCGACGCCATCCTCGATCCGAGCATCGACTTCGAAGACGCCGACCGGCTCGGCGAGTCGGACGCGGCCGATGTCACTGGTGCTGACGTCGTGCTCGGCGTGACGGCCTCGGGAACGACCAGCTACGTCGCCGGCGCGCTGCGAGCTGCCCGGCGTGCCGGGGCCGTGACCGCGCTCGTCACGAGCAACCCGCTGGCGCCGCTCGCGACCCTGGCGGACCATCTCATCGTGGCGGACACCGGGGCCGAGGCGATCACGGGGTCCACCCGCCTCAAGGCCGGGACGGCCACGAAGGTGCTGCTCAACGCGTTCTCCACGACCTTGATGGTCAGGAGTGGGCGGACGTATTCGAATCTCATGACGAATCTCGTGGTGACGAACTCCAAGCTCCGCGATCGGGCGATCGCCGTCATCGAGATGGCGACGGGGTGCGACGCGGCACGCGCTGCCGGCCTGCTCGAGCTGGCCGATGGCAGCGTGCCGCTCGCCATCGTCCACGCGCGCTCCGGCCGGACGATCGGCGAGTGCCGAGCCGCGCTGAACGAATCGGCCGGAATCCGCTCGGCGCTGGATCGGCTGGAGCGTACTGGGTGA
- a CDS encoding N-acetylglucosamine kinase — protein sequence MEVDGVRRMLRHTGYVDRRNGRIDEDALTDRIARLLHPVMSVGGAGIERLVIGTTGVPDLVDSDVLALRVRDELRCGAVLVVSDVLTTHVGALGGRPGAVIAAGTGAIGYATDHVTVERRVDGWGYLLGDEGSGAWIGAAGLRAALCAADGRSGGSETLLQALLGSFGSTDDLIDAVYSSATPGSFLAGFTPTVAAAATTCGVAAGIWNDAGAMLARNIHAISQGVPPHFSWGGGLFDVGDLLIRPFRQELGRLAPGAEVSAPRGSAAAGALALARGDASTHVGRAAEFAWSN from the coding sequence GTGGAGGTCGACGGGGTTCGAAGGATGCTCCGGCACACGGGATACGTGGATCGACGGAATGGCCGAATCGACGAGGATGCGCTGACCGACCGAATCGCCCGCCTGCTGCATCCGGTGATGTCTGTGGGCGGCGCTGGGATCGAACGGCTCGTCATCGGCACCACCGGTGTGCCTGACCTGGTCGATTCCGATGTGCTGGCGCTTCGCGTGCGCGACGAACTCCGATGCGGAGCCGTGCTCGTCGTGAGCGATGTGCTCACGACGCATGTCGGGGCCCTCGGGGGCCGGCCCGGTGCGGTGATCGCCGCTGGGACCGGCGCGATCGGCTATGCCACCGACCACGTCACCGTCGAGCGGCGGGTCGATGGATGGGGGTATCTCCTGGGCGACGAAGGAAGCGGCGCGTGGATCGGTGCGGCCGGCCTGCGTGCGGCGCTGTGCGCGGCGGACGGCCGGAGCGGAGGTTCCGAGACGTTGCTCCAGGCGCTGCTCGGCAGCTTCGGGTCGACCGACGACCTCATCGACGCGGTGTATTCCTCAGCGACGCCGGGGTCGTTCCTCGCCGGCTTCACGCCGACCGTGGCCGCCGCTGCCACGACCTGTGGTGTGGCGGCCGGGATCTGGAACGATGCGGGCGCGATGCTCGCGCGCAACATCCACGCGATCTCCCAGGGAGTGCCGCCGCACTTCTCGTGGGGAGGCGGGCTGTTCGACGTCGGCGACCTCCTGATCCGACCGTTCCGCCAGGAGCTCGGACGGCTGGCGCCCGGAGCCGAGGTGAGTGCGCCGCGCGGCAGTGCCGCCGCGGGGGCATTGGCGTTGGCGCGCGGGGACGCCTCGACGCACGTCGGCAGGGCCGCGGAGTTCGCCTGGTCGAACTGA
- a CDS encoding alginate lyase family protein, translating to MVAGVVSAALVASSLQVTTASAVEYEDVFDVLDLGRPELSAVASEVAQNDLVGAAEALQTHFAARTTPEWTPIVPGSVSSLVTSTADELADGYFEFRGGLSRDFSSGIDWADTWSDDPAVPLGQPHYWMYDFTFYATLTGAYLALPSTDPKRAVYTAAWERTAVDFMDAHENVVSPYNRLGTAKRLTQWLGAYSVFKDSPTADPQVLSRYVAQIHAMADDLCRNLERHNGNNWYASIARAVYMTAVYFPEFISSTTWERRVIGAMDRVVALQMKGDAVQFEPALNYQAYNLDLLVQIERFGRLNGRSPLAAHLQVMERQAEVIMAATMPDFTVPLIGDTPSSTLSLTAYAELFDRDDMRWVASEGATGTMPALGSDLAPHSYAFMRTGWDSEDAYLAVANQDTNYGASHRHPDDLSVVAYAHGRPLLIDPGVVDYNDTPSANWLRRTTAAHNTVEVNGQAQPGPAAGDRVRRAEAWASNAGFDFYAGMHDDYAPITHDRNVFFAKEAGLWILSDRLQGSSSTNAYRQLWHPPGDAPIDVTAAGTVNAGFGSVPGISVIPVDAVPTTVHDDGYIADGLGGLESDAEYFSFDQSVAGPAAFDTVLLPGAAGSAPDADVTRTSLGVPVDTATAFDVELADSSLAFYQSFESTPQARTVGAHTTDARVLAITSDGLGDVTTIQLVGGTGVSDSAGDLVRSAGPLGDVSVRLGSTLRIETGGFRDEELRVRDLDAVAVEVNGIAVPLVRDGDYVVIAEQSRTTGDAVFEPVFDEAAGVVDVSVEGLAGDFQPAAGTWRPVETSPGVWAVSQTTATAVEAALLRRVSASESSVRVSADLESTGPTFGVGAYVRYVDPSNYYLARVYRTGGVLSAQVVKVANGTAAIIGDAPITLSVTDPIELDVVVVGGAIELRVNGALGVRVHDATHADGGVGLYAHRTQATFSELEIGQGSRVSSDFSAGTSGWTATSGTWAAAQRAGEWGLHQQSTSARDTGISAGAESSDQSISSRFVLQSASASMAFGLQVRVADAANRVLARVYRTGGVLSAQIVGIVGGTPSVLASEPITLDLSQPVELEAIATDSGVALFVDGALAVSAASASPSSGATGLYTDRATGAFEQVAQAALASATGVDFEPVSGVGWQSVAGNWLAGEALNDLNQWDGTAADQVAIFDQVGPNVELTTSIMLHSGQSSMGVGHVLRYQDPSTYYLARLYRTGGAYSAQLIRMLGGTATVLGTAPVSSVTYPLELTSRASGDLLEVSINGTPVVRARDAALASGVVGLHTHRASAGFADLALTELVAADDWRVGHGLVAVSGAQMEASSPDGQSSFATSTGIGWQDVAVAAQMSHGGLAVGESAGSWLRSTGSHTGYGFVIERTSSGTVAKIVRKTAGSRGTQAATVLAEAPVVVDFSGSVQLGASAVGDVLTFTLDGVEVLSTRDGILATGGVGLSAKTSAPVSWSEFVASAVAVGS from the coding sequence ATGGTTGCTGGTGTCGTCTCTGCGGCGCTCGTGGCCTCCTCCCTGCAGGTGACGACCGCGTCGGCCGTCGAGTACGAGGACGTCTTCGACGTCCTGGATCTCGGCCGGCCCGAGCTGAGCGCGGTGGCCTCCGAGGTCGCCCAGAACGACCTGGTCGGCGCTGCCGAGGCGCTCCAGACCCACTTCGCCGCGCGGACCACACCGGAGTGGACGCCGATCGTCCCCGGGTCGGTCAGCTCGCTGGTCACCTCGACGGCCGATGAACTGGCGGACGGGTACTTCGAGTTCCGCGGCGGCCTGTCCCGGGACTTCAGCTCGGGAATCGACTGGGCCGACACCTGGAGCGACGATCCGGCCGTGCCGCTCGGTCAACCGCACTACTGGATGTACGACTTCACGTTCTACGCGACACTCACCGGCGCCTATCTCGCGCTCCCGAGCACGGATCCGAAGCGCGCCGTGTATACCGCGGCATGGGAACGGACCGCCGTCGACTTCATGGACGCGCACGAGAACGTGGTCTCCCCCTACAACCGGCTCGGCACGGCCAAGCGCCTCACGCAATGGCTCGGGGCGTACTCCGTCTTCAAGGACTCGCCGACCGCCGACCCGCAGGTGCTGTCACGGTACGTCGCGCAGATTCACGCGATGGCCGACGATCTCTGCCGCAATCTGGAGCGGCACAACGGCAACAACTGGTACGCCTCCATCGCGCGTGCCGTCTACATGACCGCCGTCTACTTCCCCGAGTTCATCAGCTCGACGACCTGGGAGCGCCGGGTGATCGGCGCGATGGACCGGGTCGTCGCACTGCAGATGAAGGGCGACGCCGTCCAGTTCGAGCCGGCGCTGAACTATCAGGCGTACAACCTCGACCTGCTGGTGCAGATCGAGCGGTTCGGACGCCTGAACGGGCGTTCCCCGCTCGCGGCACACCTGCAGGTCATGGAGCGCCAGGCCGAGGTCATCATGGCCGCGACGATGCCGGACTTTACCGTGCCGCTGATCGGGGACACCCCGTCGTCGACGTTGAGCCTGACCGCGTACGCCGAGCTGTTCGACCGGGACGACATGCGCTGGGTGGCGAGCGAGGGTGCGACCGGTACGATGCCCGCGCTCGGGTCGGACCTCGCGCCTCACTCGTATGCGTTCATGCGGACCGGGTGGGACAGCGAGGACGCCTATCTGGCCGTCGCCAATCAGGACACCAACTACGGGGCGTCCCACCGGCATCCGGATGACCTGTCCGTGGTGGCCTACGCCCACGGCCGGCCGCTCCTCATCGATCCCGGCGTGGTCGACTACAACGACACGCCCTCGGCGAACTGGCTCAGGCGGACGACGGCCGCGCACAACACGGTCGAGGTCAACGGCCAGGCGCAGCCGGGTCCTGCGGCCGGCGACCGGGTGCGCCGGGCTGAAGCCTGGGCCAGCAACGCCGGCTTCGACTTCTACGCCGGGATGCACGACGATTACGCCCCGATCACGCATGACCGGAACGTGTTCTTCGCGAAGGAAGCCGGGCTGTGGATCCTCAGCGACCGCCTGCAAGGGTCGTCGTCGACCAACGCGTACCGGCAGCTCTGGCATCCGCCGGGTGATGCGCCGATCGACGTGACCGCCGCGGGCACCGTGAACGCGGGGTTCGGGTCGGTCCCCGGCATCTCGGTGATCCCGGTCGATGCTGTGCCGACGACGGTGCACGACGACGGCTACATCGCCGACGGCCTGGGCGGGTTGGAGTCGGACGCCGAGTACTTCTCGTTCGATCAGAGCGTCGCAGGACCGGCGGCGTTCGATACCGTGCTGCTGCCCGGTGCGGCCGGCTCCGCCCCGGACGCCGACGTGACCCGGACCTCACTCGGGGTCCCGGTCGACACCGCGACCGCGTTCGACGTCGAGCTCGCCGACTCCAGCCTGGCGTTCTATCAGAGTTTCGAATCGACGCCGCAGGCGCGTACCGTCGGTGCTCACACGACCGATGCGAGGGTCCTCGCGATCACGTCCGATGGACTCGGCGACGTCACGACGATCCAGCTGGTCGGCGGAACCGGCGTGTCCGACTCGGCTGGCGACCTCGTCAGGTCCGCGGGGCCGCTCGGCGACGTCAGCGTACGACTCGGCTCGACGCTCCGGATCGAGACCGGGGGGTTCCGCGACGAAGAATTGCGTGTTCGCGACCTCGACGCGGTCGCGGTCGAGGTCAATGGCATCGCGGTGCCGCTCGTTCGTGACGGCGACTACGTCGTGATCGCCGAACAGTCGCGGACGACCGGAGACGCCGTGTTCGAGCCCGTGTTCGACGAGGCAGCCGGGGTCGTCGACGTGAGCGTCGAGGGACTGGCAGGCGACTTCCAGCCCGCGGCGGGCACGTGGCGACCGGTGGAGACCTCGCCCGGCGTCTGGGCCGTCTCGCAGACGACCGCCACAGCCGTCGAGGCGGCCCTGCTCCGTCGGGTGAGTGCGTCCGAATCGTCGGTCCGGGTCTCGGCAGATCTCGAGTCGACCGGCCCCACCTTCGGCGTCGGAGCATACGTTCGGTATGTCGATCCGTCGAACTACTACCTGGCGCGCGTGTACCGCACCGGCGGTGTGCTCAGCGCGCAGGTCGTGAAGGTGGCGAACGGCACCGCCGCGATCATCGGCGACGCGCCGATCACGCTGTCGGTGACCGATCCGATCGAGCTCGACGTCGTCGTGGTCGGCGGCGCGATCGAGCTCCGGGTGAACGGCGCGCTCGGCGTTCGCGTCCACGACGCGACCCATGCCGATGGTGGCGTGGGCCTCTACGCGCACCGCACGCAGGCGACCTTCTCCGAGCTCGAGATCGGTCAGGGCTCGCGCGTCTCGAGCGACTTCTCGGCTGGGACATCCGGCTGGACCGCGACCTCGGGGACCTGGGCCGCCGCGCAGCGAGCCGGCGAATGGGGGCTCCACCAGCAGAGCACCTCCGCCCGCGACACCGGCATCAGCGCTGGTGCGGAAAGCAGCGACCAATCGATCTCATCCCGGTTCGTGCTCCAATCGGCGTCGGCCAGCATGGCGTTCGGGCTGCAGGTGCGGGTCGCCGATGCGGCGAACCGCGTGCTCGCTCGGGTCTATCGCACGGGCGGCGTGCTCTCCGCGCAGATCGTCGGGATCGTCGGGGGGACCCCGTCGGTGCTCGCCTCCGAACCGATCACGCTGGATCTTTCACAGCCCGTCGAGCTCGAGGCGATCGCGACCGACAGCGGAGTCGCGCTCTTCGTCGACGGTGCGCTCGCCGTCTCCGCGGCGAGCGCGTCGCCGAGCAGCGGTGCGACCGGTCTGTACACGGATCGGGCCACAGGCGCGTTCGAGCAGGTCGCGCAGGCGGCCCTCGCGAGCGCGACGGGCGTCGACTTCGAGCCGGTGTCGGGCGTCGGCTGGCAAAGCGTCGCGGGGAACTGGCTCGCCGGCGAGGCGCTCAACGACCTGAATCAGTGGGATGGGACTGCCGCGGATCAGGTCGCGATCTTCGATCAGGTCGGACCGAACGTCGAGCTGACGACCTCGATCATGCTGCATTCCGGTCAGTCGAGCATGGGCGTCGGTCACGTGCTTCGGTATCAGGACCCGTCGACCTACTACCTCGCTCGCCTCTATCGGACCGGGGGTGCATACTCCGCACAGCTCATCCGGATGCTCGGGGGGACGGCGACGGTGCTCGGCACGGCACCGGTCTCTTCCGTCACGTATCCGCTCGAGCTCACGTCGCGTGCGAGCGGAGACCTCCTCGAGGTGAGTATCAACGGGACGCCGGTGGTTCGCGCACGTGATGCCGCTCTCGCCAGCGGCGTCGTCGGCCTGCATACCCACCGCGCTTCGGCCGGCTTCGCCGACCTGGCTCTGACCGAGCTGGTCGCCGCCGACGACTGGCGGGTCGGCCATGGACTCGTCGCCGTGTCGGGCGCCCAGATGGAAGCGAGCTCGCCGGATGGGCAGAGTTCGTTTGCGACGTCCACCGGCATCGGTTGGCAGGATGTGGCCGTCGCTGCACAGATGTCCCACGGCGGGCTCGCGGTCGGTGAATCCGCCGGCAGCTGGCTGCGTTCGACCGGATCGCACACCGGCTACGGATTCGTGATCGAGCGCACCTCCTCCGGGACGGTCGCGAAGATCGTGCGAAAGACCGCGGGGTCGCGGGGTACACAGGCGGCCACCGTGCTCGCCGAAGCCCCGGTCGTCGTCGACTTCTCGGGGTCGGTCCAGCTCGGCGCGAGCGCGGTGGGCGATGTGCTGACCTTCACGCTCGACGGGGTCGAGGTGCTGTCCACGCGGGACGGTATTCTGGCCACCGGTGGTGTCGGCCTGTCGGCGAAGACCTCCGCGCCGGTGTCCTGGTCGGAATTTGTGGCCTCGGCCGTGGCCGTCGGGAGCTGA
- a CDS encoding GNAT family N-acetyltransferase → MTERAFEIIRNSDRDRYEVRDGERLLGFAMFRQEPGRVVFTHTVVKPQFEGQGIGSALARHVIEATIAEGNAVVPECPFIAAYLEEHPEYAGSVVAPAR, encoded by the coding sequence GTGACCGAGCGCGCATTCGAGATCATCCGGAACTCCGACCGTGACCGCTACGAGGTCCGAGACGGTGAGCGACTCCTCGGCTTCGCGATGTTCCGGCAGGAGCCCGGCCGTGTGGTGTTCACACACACCGTCGTGAAGCCTCAGTTCGAGGGGCAGGGCATCGGCAGTGCGCTTGCCCGACACGTCATCGAGGCCACCATCGCCGAGGGGAACGCCGTCGTGCCGGAGTGCCCGTTCATCGCCGCATACCTCGAGGAACACCCCGAGTACGCCGGTTCGGTCGTGGCCCCCGCACGCTGA
- a CDS encoding MarR family winged helix-turn-helix transcriptional regulator yields MADRTRTVAAWESLFRAQVAVMRALAAEFPSDVISLNEYDVLFNITRAPDRRLRLKDLNRHVLLTQPSVSRLVDRLTARGLLTKSDDPLDGRGTIVAITPEGFQLFREVAIAHMEAITRHVGSALDTDELAHLAELCDRLRVSVNGGHAG; encoded by the coding sequence ATGGCAGATCGCACTCGGACGGTCGCGGCATGGGAGTCGCTCTTCCGGGCGCAGGTCGCCGTCATGCGAGCCCTCGCCGCCGAGTTCCCATCCGACGTCATCTCGCTGAACGAGTACGACGTGCTCTTCAACATCACCCGCGCGCCCGACCGGCGGCTTCGCCTGAAAGACCTCAACCGCCACGTCCTGCTCACGCAGCCGAGCGTGAGCCGCCTGGTCGACCGGCTCACCGCACGCGGACTGCTCACGAAGTCCGACGACCCGCTCGACGGCCGCGGGACCATCGTCGCGATCACGCCCGAGGGCTTTCAGCTGTTCCGCGAGGTGGCGATCGCGCATATGGAAGCGATCACGCGCCACGTGGGCTCGGCGCTCGACACCGATGAGCTCGCGCACCTCGCCGAGCTCTGCGACCGCCTGCGCGTCTCGGTCAATGGCGGGCACGCGGGCTGA
- a CDS encoding winged helix-turn-helix domain-containing protein: MSLAYAPTRPAVALAPRPTRPEIAGAPSVTATPLAAPAAAAPRVRAVPDGTEARGFVLYVGIDEAKALADGTSLHRIVEALRRLTAEVAPSAETYAAVALAPEGAGGRDVDVVRLALQDPAALAKQRAEDTDDDIDRHPNGVIIDISRKRVLLDGVAAGLTYKEFELLQYLVLREGRTIDRHELIDNLWAAADDEIPSERTIDVHVRRLRSKLAHYQDIVRTVRGSGYRFDRHADVSIRQASTPSPDVF, encoded by the coding sequence ATGTCGCTCGCGTACGCTCCCACCCGCCCCGCCGTCGCCCTCGCGCCCCGGCCCACTCGCCCTGAGATCGCCGGCGCACCGTCGGTGACCGCCACCCCGCTCGCCGCGCCGGCCGCGGCCGCACCCCGTGTCCGCGCCGTCCCAGACGGCACTGAAGCTCGCGGATTCGTGCTCTACGTCGGCATCGACGAGGCAAAGGCCCTTGCCGACGGCACGAGCCTGCACCGCATCGTCGAGGCACTCCGGCGCCTCACGGCCGAGGTCGCGCCATCGGCGGAGACCTACGCCGCGGTCGCACTGGCGCCCGAGGGCGCCGGTGGCCGCGACGTCGACGTCGTGCGCCTCGCACTGCAGGACCCGGCGGCGCTCGCCAAGCAGCGCGCCGAGGACACCGACGACGACATCGACCGTCACCCGAACGGCGTCATCATCGACATCTCGCGCAAGCGCGTCCTCCTGGACGGCGTGGCCGCCGGGCTCACCTACAAGGAGTTCGAGCTGCTGCAGTACCTCGTCCTGCGCGAGGGCCGTACCATCGACCGGCACGAGCTCATCGACAACCTGTGGGCCGCAGCGGACGACGAGATCCCGAGCGAGCGCACGATCGACGTGCATGTGCGCCGCCTGCGCTCGAAGCTCGCGCACTACCAGGACATCGTGCGGACGGTCCGCGGCTCGGGCTACCGGTTCGACCGCCACGCGGACGTGTCGATCCGTCAGGCCTCGACCCCGAGTCCCGACGTCTTCTGA
- the upp gene encoding uracil phosphoribosyltransferase encodes MRVHVADHPLITHKLTVLRDAKTPSPVFRALVDELMTLLSYEGTRNVRVEPVDIVTPVAATTGVRIAEPKPLIVPILRAGLGMLDGMAKMVPTAEVGFLGMARDEETLQPTTYAERLPDDLSDRQCFVLDPMLATGGSLTAAIEFLFDRGAVDVTAICILAAPEGLAAVEEALRGREVTIVLGAVDERLNELGYIVPGLGDAGDRLYGTV; translated from the coding sequence ATGCGAGTCCATGTTGCCGATCACCCGCTCATCACCCACAAGCTGACGGTGCTCCGCGACGCCAAGACGCCGTCGCCCGTGTTCCGCGCCCTCGTCGACGAGCTGATGACACTGCTCTCCTACGAGGGCACGCGCAACGTGCGCGTGGAGCCGGTCGACATCGTCACCCCTGTGGCCGCGACGACGGGGGTGCGCATCGCTGAGCCGAAGCCGCTCATCGTGCCGATCCTCCGAGCCGGGCTCGGCATGCTCGACGGCATGGCCAAGATGGTACCCACGGCAGAGGTCGGCTTCCTCGGCATGGCTCGCGACGAGGAGACGCTGCAACCGACGACGTACGCCGAACGCCTGCCCGACGACCTGTCCGATCGGCAGTGCTTCGTGCTCGACCCGATGCTCGCAACGGGCGGCTCGCTCACGGCGGCCATCGAGTTCCTGTTCGACCGCGGCGCCGTCGACGTCACCGCCATCTGCATCCTCGCCGCGCCCGAGGGGCTCGCGGCCGTCGAGGAGGCGTTGCGCGGTCGCGAGGTCACGATCGTGCTCGGCGCGGTCGACGAGCGACTGAACGAGCTGGGCTACATCGTGCCTGGCCTGGGCGATGCGGGCGATCGGCTCTACGGCACGGTATAA
- a CDS encoding nucleoside deaminase — MRLALVEAAQAPATRDVPVGAIMVDESGRVIASRRNERELTGDPTAHAEVLAIRDAAAVLGDWRLNSCTLVVTLEPCVMCAGAIVQSRVGTVVFGAWDEKAGAAGSIYDLLRDRRLNHRAEVVPGVEAGASTELLVRFFEDPLRRP; from the coding sequence ATGCGCCTCGCGCTCGTCGAGGCGGCGCAGGCTCCCGCGACCCGCGACGTTCCGGTCGGCGCGATCATGGTCGACGAATCTGGCCGGGTCATCGCGTCGCGACGCAACGAGCGCGAGCTCACCGGCGACCCCACCGCGCACGCCGAGGTGCTCGCCATCCGCGACGCCGCCGCCGTCCTGGGCGACTGGCGTCTCAACTCCTGCACGCTCGTGGTCACGCTTGAACCGTGCGTCATGTGCGCGGGCGCCATCGTGCAGTCCCGGGTCGGCACCGTGGTGTTCGGCGCGTGGGACGAGAAGGCCGGCGCGGCAGGCTCGATCTACGACCTCCTGCGCGACCGTCGCTTGAACCACCGCGCCGAGGTGGTTCCGGGCGTCGAGGCCGGGGCTTCGACCGAGCTGCTCGTGCGGTTCTTCGAGGACCCGCTCAGACGGCCGTGA